From one Musa acuminata AAA Group cultivar baxijiao chromosome BXJ2-6, Cavendish_Baxijiao_AAA, whole genome shotgun sequence genomic stretch:
- the LOC135614639 gene encoding polyadenylate-binding protein 3-like isoform X5 translates to MVDYACTPEEVQQHFQSCGTVNRVTILTDKFGQPKGFAYVEFLELEAVQDALQLNESELHGRQIKVAAKRTNVPGMKQFHPRRFNPYMGYPYRRPYMPPYFASPYGFGKVPRFRRPMRFRPYY, encoded by the exons ATG GTGGATTATGCTTGCACACCTGAAGAAGTACAGCAGCATTTCCAATCATGTGGGACGGTTAACAGGGTTACCATCCTGACAGACAAATTTGGTCAGCCGAAGGGTTTTGCCTATGTTGAATTTCTGGAGCTCGAGGCTGTTCAGGATGCTCTTCAGTTGAATGAATCTGAACTGCATGGTCGCCAAATCAAA GTTGCTGCTAAACGTACTAATGTTCCAGGAATGAAGCAATTCCATCCAAGGCGGTTCAATCCCTACATGGGATACCCATATAGGAGGCCCTACATGCCACCATACTTTGCCTCCCCTTATGGATTTGG gaaggtgCCTAGATTCAGAAGGCCAATGCGCTTTAGGCCTTATTACTGA
- the LOC103987456 gene encoding probable protein phosphatase 2C 9 isoform X1 — MDKLCCFSGSCSQLAGHSSNDAGKGKSSLSGVKITYGFSLVKGRANHPMEDYHVAKFIQIRGQELGLFAIFDGHLGDDVPAYLQKHLFTNILKEEDFWNDPGGAIFKAYGKTDKAILSQSPDLGQGGSTAVTAILMNGTRLWIANIGDSRAVLAKGREVIQLTVDHEPSTERGRIENRGGFVSNMPGDVPRVNGQLAVSRAFGDKSLKSHLSSDPDIRFEDVTADCDLLILASDGLWKVMSNEEAVDIARKAKDPQAAARLLTAEAVNKASKDDISCIVVQLRAQRCDGYGRP, encoded by the exons ATGGACAAGTTATGCTGCTTCAGTGGTTCCTGCTCTCAG CTTGCAGGTCATTCTTCAAATGATGCTGGTAAAGGAAAAAGTTCTCTGAGTGGTGTAAAAATTACTTATGGTTTTAGTCTTGTAAAGGGGAGGGCTAATCATCCAATGGAAGATTATCATGTTGCAAAGTTCATCCAGATAAGGGGGCAGGAGCTTGGTCTCTTTGCTATATTTGATGGTCATTTGGGTGATGATGTACCTGCCTATTTACAGAAGCATCTGTTTACTAACATTCTTAAAGAG GAAGATTTTTGGAATGATCCAGGAGGAGCAATTTTCAAAGCCTATGGAAAGACTGACAAGGCAATTTTGTCACAAAGTCCCGATCTAGGACAAGGTGGATCGACAGCTGTTACTGCAATTCTCATGAATGGAACGAGATTGTGGATTGCTAACATTGGTGATTCACGAGCTGTTCTTGCAAAAGGTAGAGAGGTTATACAATTGACTGTTGATCATGAACCCAGCACTGAACGTGGAAGAATCGAGAATAGAGGTGGATTTGTCTCGAACATGCCAG GAGATGTACCCAGAGTTAATGGTCAATTGGCTGTTTCCCGTGCTTTCGGAGACAAGAGCCTCAAATCCCATTTGAGCTCAGATCCCGATATACGCTTTGAGGACGTGACTGCTGATTGTGATCTACTCATCCTTGCAAGTGATGGCCTGTGGAAG GTCATGAGCAATGAAGAGGCAGTCGATATTGCTAGGAAGGCTAAGGATCCACAAGCAGCAGCTAGGCTTTTGACAGCTGAAGCAGTGAATAAAGCTAGCAAAGATGACATCTCTTGCATTGTTGTCCAACTAAGGGCACAGAGGTGTGATGGTTATGGACGACCTTGA
- the LOC103987455 gene encoding uncharacterized protein LOC103987455 — protein MAKISCFSFLFATKKKSKESFKVAKNLNGNGDLRVNPEEFDDRSIENAVTEVTLGESFAKNAKVAVDDKSVLTEASYEGSDEHDDDLSMKRDFSDFDLQALAVEKDDIVSKGWDQELINDGLEDKLEKFDVITPEVSIHNGHVSDPGMGQKSMFWGSPVLKRSCSNIETMRVGKLTRSPTKSNSSDEVYNTWGNLGGEATEDIPGSPLSVMTSVSADKALLNKRSSCQVLPSRSTKLWWKLFLFSHRNCHKPWVSVSQKIAIDDTSKNNVGYCSDTLKPNPCFETKNESDMERPEIRSNADLWPQNQWIAFSAESSLLDRVTAWVHSLEGGPFCPTDNGEAAEEVVSYATCHEAGETSGTKQSHNVRHAVGKVIQTNNIIQSLCSFSPVAHIAGLGLRVIPAISAFYSLRSVNLSGNSIVHISSGSLPKNLHTLDLSKNKIAIIEGLRELMRLRVLNLSYNRISRIGHGLSNCTLIKELYVAGNRISYVEGLHRLLKLTVLDLSFNKIITTKALGQLVANYKSLLALNLLGNPIQSNNGEEQLRKAISSFLPQLIYLNKQSIKSQRGREAATDGVAKAALGNNGWSSRRKLTRRASQLPISLARSRTGEGSSHRGVGSGGSEQKRSRQRSKSRQHSISTKK, from the exons ATGGCAAAAATCAGttgcttctcttttctttttgctaCAAAGAAGAAGTCGAAG GAGTCGTTCAAGGTTGCTAAAAATCTCAATGGCAACGGGGACCTAAGAGTTAATCCTGAGGAATTTGATGACCGATCCATCGAGAATGCTGTAACAGAAGTAACTCTGGGAGAAAGCTTTGCAAAGAATGCAAAAGTGGCGGTGGATGACAAATCAGTGCTAACCGAGGCATCATATGAGGGAAGTGATGAGCATGATGACGATTTATCTATGAAGAGAGACTTCTCTGACTTTGATCTCCAAGCCTTAGCAGTGGAGAAAGACGACATCGTTTCCAAAGGTTGGGATCAAGAATTGATCAATGATGGGTTGGAGGACAAGTTGGAGAAATTTGATGTGATCACTCCGGAAGTGAGCATACACAATGGGCATGTTAGTGATCCCGGAATGGGGCAGAAGTCAATGTTCTGGGGATCACCTGTGCTGAAGCGCTCATGCTCAAACATTGAGACCATGAGAGTTGGTAAATTGACTAGGTCACCTACCAAGTCCAATTCCTCTGACGAGGTCTATAACACATGGGGTAATCTTGGTGGTGAAGCAACCGAGGACATTCCTGGCAGCCCATTGTCAGTAATGACCTCAGTCAGCGCAGACAAGGCTTTGCTAAATAAGAGATCTTCGTGCCAAGTGCTTCCATCGAGGAGTACGAAACTTTGGTGGAAGCTTTTTCTCTTTAGCCATAGGAATTGTCACAAGCCTTGGGTTTCAGTGTCGCAGAAGATTGCCATCGATGATACATCGAAAAACAATGTTGGTTATTGCTCAGATACACTAAAACCAAACCCTTGTTTTGAGACGAAGAACGAGTCAGACATGGAGCGACCAGAGATTAGAAGTAACGCTGACTTGTGGCCTCAGAATCAGTGGATTGCTTTTTCTGCAGAATCTTCCTTGTTAGATAGAGTTACTGCTTGGGTTCACAGTCTCGAGGGTGGTCCATTCTGCCCAACCGACAATGGTGAAGCAGCAGAAGAGgtagtgtcatatgcaacttgtcatGAGGCTGGGGAAACCTCAGGAACAAAGCAATCTCACAATGTCCGGCATGCAGTTGGGAAGGTTATACAGACCAACAACATTATCCAATCACTATGTTCCTTTTCCCCTGTGGCTCACATCGCCGGTCTGGGCTTGAGAGTTATACCAGCAATTTCGGCTTTCTACAGTCTCCGGTCTGTTAATTTATCTGGAAACTCAATAG TTCACATTTCTTCAGGATCGCTCCCTAAGAATCTTCATACACTCGATTTGTCTAAGAACAAGATTGCAATAATTGAGGGACTCAGAGAACTAATGAGGCTGCGAGTTCTTAATCTCAGCTACAACAGAATCTCACGCATTGGCCATG GACTGTCAAATTGCACTCTCATCAAAGAGCTGTATGTAGCCGGGAATAGGATCAGCTACGTCGAGGGGCTCCACAGGCTCCTGAAGCTCACAGTTCTTGACTTGAGTTTCAACAAGATAATTACAACAAAGGCCTTGGGGCAGCTCGTCGCCAACTACAAATCCCTCTTGGCTCTTAACCTGCTTGGGAACCCAATTCAGAGCAACAACGGTGAAGAGCAGCTTCGAAAAGCCATCAGCAGCTTCCTGCCTCAGCTTATCTATCTGAACAAGCAGTCCATCAAGTCCCAGAGGGGAAGGGAGGCGGCCACCGACGGCGTCGCCAAGGCTGCACTAGGGAACAATGGGTGGAGCTCGCGACGAAAGCTAACAAGACGAGCAAGCCAGTTGCCAATCTCTTTAGCCAGGAGCAGGACTGGGGAGGGAAGCAGCCACCGGGGAGTGGGTAGCGGTGGCAGCGAACAGAAGAGAAGCAGACAGAGATCAAAGAGCCGTCAGCACTCAATCTCTACAAAGAAATAG
- the LOC103987458 gene encoding uncharacterized protein LOC103987458 isoform X2 has translation MLLTGPNTQHTSLAIYILMRAAVLASRCGIKSERFGGVCRPLTWLHGDIFLMCLASSQILSAYILKQDSLPSSYKSFLNKHGGKDAVILQGVKEIASSIPFSNLDKIEKYYKSISVDVKLDPNMKVPCSIVHGNQSCSRHFITFLFQEYGRAIPVYLPVYLVPALIVHRQGLLKRPYTILGKSLLGTARSSLFLSVYCASAWAWTCLLFRILKRCNIPMVAIGTFPTGLALLIEKKTRRIEISLYCLARAIESFFTCLADAGLLPQASKFKRADVAVFSLATAIIMHCYAQEREVFRSKYLNVLDWVFGVPLSPDNEHVKKS, from the exons ATGCTCTTAACAGGACCAAATACACAGCACACTAGCTTGGCTATATACATTCTTATGCGTGCTGCAGTGCTGGCATCACGTTGTGGGATAAAGAGTGAACGATTTGGTGGTGTATGTAGACCATTGACATGGCTACATGGTGACATATTTCTTATGTGTCTTGCCTCTTCACAAATCCT GTCTGCTTACATTCTGAAGCAAGATAGTTTGCCATCATCATACAAGTCATTTCTTAATAAGCATGGTGGAAAAGATGCTGTCATTCTCCAGGGTGTTAAAGAAATTGCATCCAGTATTCCTTTTTCCAATTTAGACAAGATTGAGAAGTATTACAAGTCTATCAGTGTTGATGTGAAACTAGACCCTAACATGAAAGTTCCATGCTCG ATTGTTCATGGCAATCAATCTTGTTCTAGGCATTTCATAACTTTCCTTTTCCAAGAATACGGAAGAGCAATTCCAGTTTATCTTCCAGTCTACTTGGTTCCTGCACTCATAGTTCATCGTCAGGGTCTTTTGAAAAG GCCTTACACAATTCTGGGGAAGAGTCTTCTGGGAACTGCAAGATCCAGCCTGTTCCTCTCTGTATATTGTGCATCTGCCTG GGCTTGGACTTGCCTGCTTTTCAGAATCCTTAAAAGATGCAACATTCCAATGGTCGCAATTGGCACA TTTCCTACTGGCCTGGCATTACTAATTGAGAAAAAGACTAGAAGGATCGAGATATCTTTGTATTGTCTAGCCCGAGCAATCGAGAGCTTCTTCACATGCTTGGCTGATGCCGGACTGTTACCTCAAGCATCAAAGTTTAAGCGAGCTGATGTGGCCGTATTCAGTTTAGCCACAGCCATTATCATGCACTGCTATGCACAAGAAAGAGAGGTGTTCCGATCAAAGTACTTGAATGTGCTCGACTGGGTCTTTGGTGTGCCCCTATCACCTGACAACGAACATGTCAAGAAGTCATAA
- the LOC103987456 gene encoding probable protein phosphatase 2C 9 isoform X2, translated as MLLQWFLLSGHSSNDAGKGKSSLSGVKITYGFSLVKGRANHPMEDYHVAKFIQIRGQELGLFAIFDGHLGDDVPAYLQKHLFTNILKEEDFWNDPGGAIFKAYGKTDKAILSQSPDLGQGGSTAVTAILMNGTRLWIANIGDSRAVLAKGREVIQLTVDHEPSTERGRIENRGGFVSNMPGDVPRVNGQLAVSRAFGDKSLKSHLSSDPDIRFEDVTADCDLLILASDGLWKVMSNEEAVDIARKAKDPQAAARLLTAEAVNKASKDDISCIVVQLRAQRCDGYGRP; from the exons ATGCTGCTTCAGTGGTTCCTGCTCTCAG GTCATTCTTCAAATGATGCTGGTAAAGGAAAAAGTTCTCTGAGTGGTGTAAAAATTACTTATGGTTTTAGTCTTGTAAAGGGGAGGGCTAATCATCCAATGGAAGATTATCATGTTGCAAAGTTCATCCAGATAAGGGGGCAGGAGCTTGGTCTCTTTGCTATATTTGATGGTCATTTGGGTGATGATGTACCTGCCTATTTACAGAAGCATCTGTTTACTAACATTCTTAAAGAG GAAGATTTTTGGAATGATCCAGGAGGAGCAATTTTCAAAGCCTATGGAAAGACTGACAAGGCAATTTTGTCACAAAGTCCCGATCTAGGACAAGGTGGATCGACAGCTGTTACTGCAATTCTCATGAATGGAACGAGATTGTGGATTGCTAACATTGGTGATTCACGAGCTGTTCTTGCAAAAGGTAGAGAGGTTATACAATTGACTGTTGATCATGAACCCAGCACTGAACGTGGAAGAATCGAGAATAGAGGTGGATTTGTCTCGAACATGCCAG GAGATGTACCCAGAGTTAATGGTCAATTGGCTGTTTCCCGTGCTTTCGGAGACAAGAGCCTCAAATCCCATTTGAGCTCAGATCCCGATATACGCTTTGAGGACGTGACTGCTGATTGTGATCTACTCATCCTTGCAAGTGATGGCCTGTGGAAG GTCATGAGCAATGAAGAGGCAGTCGATATTGCTAGGAAGGCTAAGGATCCACAAGCAGCAGCTAGGCTTTTGACAGCTGAAGCAGTGAATAAAGCTAGCAAAGATGACATCTCTTGCATTGTTGTCCAACTAAGGGCACAGAGGTGTGATGGTTATGGACGACCTTGA